The DNA region CCTTCAGGACGAATATCCGATATCTGCCACAGGAACTGCTGGAGAACGAGGGATCGGGTTTGGATTGAATCTGTGCAGAGAGTTCGTGCGCCTGAACGGGGGCGAAATCTGGTTTGACAGCAAACTCTCACAGGGCAGCAATTTCTACTTTTCCGTTCCGGTTCCTCCTGAACCTGGTGCGGCTCAGCCACTATTCTCAATGAAAGCGGGGATTGGGGCATGAAAGTCATTCTGGTGGATGATGAGAAGGCCATGCATCTCATTATGAAAAAAATGCTGGCCAAGATCGAGAAGGTCCAGATTGTGGGCGCATTTCTGGATACTACGGCCGCAACAGCATACTTGGCCGATCATGAGGTAGACTTGATTTTTGTAGATATTAACATGCCCAGGGAAAGCGGGCTCGAATTTGCTGAAGGGCTGCGAAAGCTGGGCAAACAGACGCGAATCGTCTTTATAACCTCCCACAAGGAATATGCCTTATCCGCTTTTGATGTCTTCGCTTTTGACTACATGGTTAAACCTGTGGATCAAAATAGACTTCAACAGACTGTTCATCGGGCACTTGAGGAATGGCGTAAAAGCCCGGTAGCTGAGACCACGAAAGTCTCACAGGCTCAATCTGTCGAATTCAATGGGCTGGGGAGAATTGAGATTCAGAGTCCCAAAGGAATCAAAACGAAATGGAAATCCAGCAAAAGTGCAGAACTGTTCGCATATCTGCTCATTCATAAAGGCCGGCTTGTGTCCAGAGCACGTCTAATTGAAAATATTTTTGGGGGCATGCCACAGAAAAATGCGGAAGTCTATCTCAATACGACGGTCTATCAACTGCGTAAACTGCTGGATGCGTACGGATTGAAACAAGTACTTCACACAGACAACAACCATTACGCCCTGAATTTGACGGATATCACAGTAGATTTTCTTCGTTTTGAAGAGGGTTGCAAGATGCTTTCTGTCATTCAATCCGAGGAAGACATTGAGCAGGCGCGGACACTGGAGCAATTATATGTGGGCGATTTATTCGGGGATAATGTCTATACCTGGGCCTGGAGCGAAATCGAGCGTTTATCAATCGTGTATACCTCGTTAACCCGTCGATTATGTCTGGCCCTGATGAGAGTACGCGACATCAGCTCAGCCACCCTTTTGCTCAAGAAGCTGCTGTCTCGTAACGAACTAGACGAGGAATCATTAATGCTGCTCTTGCAGGCGTTAACTACACAGAAGAACAAAGAGGCGCTGATCGAGCAATACGCACATTTTACGAGTCAGTTGCTTCGGGAAATCGGTACAGGCCCTTCTCCCGAAGCATCCGCTCTATACGCAAAGCTGCTGTCTGAACTGGAATAGATATGGGACCATCGGTACGAACTATAACATAAAGAAGCTCCCTTCAAGTCATCAGGTTGATCTTTAAGCCTGACGACTTGAAGGGAGCATTTGGTTTACTCGAAAGAGACAGGTGATCTGAATCGAGGAAACATTTAAATTTTACCGGATCAGGATTGCGAAGCAGAGACCGTCTTCAGTGTGGATGCAAAAGGGAAATACGCCTTCGCATTGTTGTAGGCGATGCCTTGAACGATCTGTCCAAGCATTTCCATATCATGCGGTACCTCACCCTGTTCGGCCCATTCACCGATGAGATTGCAGACCAGGCGGCGGAAATACTCATGTCTTGTGTACGAGAGGAAACTGCGGGAATCGGTCAGCATGCCGACAAAACGGCTGATCAGACCAACATTCGCCAGCGCCTTCATTTGAGCGAGCATGCCGTCCTTTGTATCGTTGAACCACCAGGCTGCACCCAACTGGATTTTGCCTGGAATACCGCCGCCCTGGAAGCTGCCGATAATCGCAGCGAGCACTTCATTATCCCGAGGATTCAGGGAATACAGTATCGTTTTGGGCAACGCCTGCTCCTGCTCCAATGCGTCCAGCAGTCCAATCACCGCAGAAGAAAGCGGCGTATCATTTACGGAATCATAACCGGTATCCGGACCAAGCTGTGCGAACATCCGGCTGTTATTGTTGCGGGCAGCATTAATATGGAACTGCATCACCCAGCCGCGATCTGCGTACAGTTTGCCGAGGAAAGTCAATGTTACCGTCTTGTACTTGTCCTCTTCCTCACGGCTAACCTTCTGCCCTGCGAGAGCCTTGGCAAATATAGCTCCTGCTTCCTCCCGTGTAGCCACACCGAAAGGTACATAATCCAGTGCATGATCCGATACTCTGCCACCTACGGAATGGAAGAACTCCACCCGGGATTCTAGGGCAGCAAGGAATGAGTCATAATCAGAAATCGCCGTTCCGGCTGCCTGGGACAGCTTGCCTACCCATTCCGAGAAAGTATCGCGGTTCAATTCCAGCCCTTTATCCGGACGGAATGAAGGCAGCACAGCGGTATTGAATCCTTCCATCTCCTGAATCTTCAGGTGATATTCCAGGGAATCACATGGATCATCGGTTGTGCATACCACGGTGACATTGGATTTGGTAATCAGATCACGCGCACCGAAACCTTCACTGTTCAGTTTGGCATTTACCTTTTCCCAGATGGCCGGGGCACTCGTCTCATTCAATACTTCATAGACACCGAAATAACGCTGCAATTCCAGATGAGACCATGCATACAGCGGATTACCAATCATCATCGGCACGGTTTTGGCATAAGCGAGGAAACGATCGTAATCAGTTACGCCTTCTCCACCCGTAATATACCGCTCCTCAATTCCGTTTGCGCGCATGAGCCGCCACTTGTAGTGATCACCGTATAACCAGGCCTCCGTAATATTGCTAAAGGCTTTATTCTCGTAGATCTCCTGTGGACTGAGGTGGCAGTGATAGTCCATAATCGGCATGTCCTTTGCATAGTCCTCATATAACTTGATCGCCGTTTCATTGTGCAACAGAAATTGTTCATCCAGAAAAGACTTCATTCGCCTCACACGCTCCCTTTAGGTGAGTTTACGTTCATATGGGTTCACTTCCCAATCTTTACGCTACACTGTTTGCCCACAAAGTTCAATATAAAATGATAGCGTTATCAAAAAAGGTTGCTTTAGGCATATTTCCTGGAACAAGGTATACTGAATTTAATCGCACTGATACTGATCTGAAGATTGATAGAAGGAGATGGAATGGATGAAAATAACATTTCTTGGTACAGGAGAC from Paenibacillus sp. JNUCC-31 includes:
- a CDS encoding response regulator, which produces MKVILVDDEKAMHLIMKKMLAKIEKVQIVGAFLDTTAATAYLADHEVDLIFVDINMPRESGLEFAEGLRKLGKQTRIVFITSHKEYALSAFDVFAFDYMVKPVDQNRLQQTVHRALEEWRKSPVAETTKVSQAQSVEFNGLGRIEIQSPKGIKTKWKSSKSAELFAYLLIHKGRLVSRARLIENIFGGMPQKNAEVYLNTTVYQLRKLLDAYGLKQVLHTDNNHYALNLTDITVDFLRFEEGCKMLSVIQSEEDIEQARTLEQLYVGDLFGDNVYTWAWSEIERLSIVYTSLTRRLCLALMRVRDISSATLLLKKLLSRNELDEESLMLLLQALTTQKNKEALIEQYAHFTSQLLREIGTGPSPEASALYAKLLSELE
- the uxaC gene encoding glucuronate isomerase; the protein is MKSFLDEQFLLHNETAIKLYEDYAKDMPIMDYHCHLSPQEIYENKAFSNITEAWLYGDHYKWRLMRANGIEERYITGGEGVTDYDRFLAYAKTVPMMIGNPLYAWSHLELQRYFGVYEVLNETSAPAIWEKVNAKLNSEGFGARDLITKSNVTVVCTTDDPCDSLEYHLKIQEMEGFNTAVLPSFRPDKGLELNRDTFSEWVGKLSQAAGTAISDYDSFLAALESRVEFFHSVGGRVSDHALDYVPFGVATREEAGAIFAKALAGQKVSREEEDKYKTVTLTFLGKLYADRGWVMQFHINAARNNNSRMFAQLGPDTGYDSVNDTPLSSAVIGLLDALEQEQALPKTILYSLNPRDNEVLAAIIGSFQGGGIPGKIQLGAAWWFNDTKDGMLAQMKALANVGLISRFVGMLTDSRSFLSYTRHEYFRRLVCNLIGEWAEQGEVPHDMEMLGQIVQGIAYNNAKAYFPFASTLKTVSASQS